The genome window CAACGCTTGCGTCAAAGGGCGCGCGGCTATAGCCAGCGGGCCTCGAAGCCCTTATATCACGCGCAGGTAGTCACACAACATCGGGCCCGACGGGGGTCAGGAGCGGCGGTTTGACGAGCGAAATTTTCGACCTCACCAATATTTTGCTTTTAGCGGTTGCGGTGGCCATCTTTCTGCGGTTGCGGAGCGTGCTTGGCCGCAGAACCGGCGATGAAGAAACACGGCTTGACAATTATGCGCGCGATGCGGCGCCCACGCGGGACAACGTGGTTCCGCTTCCGAGAGCGGAGCCGAGACCAGGCGGCGCTCCATCGGCAGGCCCCAGCGTTGACGAGCGGCTCGGCAACGTCCCCGCGGATAGTGCGGTGCGCGCGCCCCTGCGCCAGATCGCCACGTCCGACCCGTCTTTCGACACGGCGTCGTTCGTCAATGGTGCGAAGATCGCCTACGAATCCATCATCACCGCCTATGCCAAGGGGGACCGCGAAACGCTGCGC of Rhodomicrobium vannielii ATCC 17100 contains these proteins:
- a CDS encoding Tim44/TimA family putative adaptor protein, with amino-acid sequence MTSEIFDLTNILLLAVAVAIFLRLRSVLGRRTGDEETRLDNYARDAAPTRDNVVPLPRAEPRPGGAPSAGPSVDERLGNVPADSAVRAPLRQIATSDPSFDTASFVNGAKIAYESIITAYAKGDRETLRHLLAPEVFDSFNVVINDREASGETVEFHFIGISSSEIVEAQLLGRVAQVKVRFVSDLVTATRDKHGEVVDGDDKAVRQVTDIWTFSRDVSSPNPNWQLVATDAA